A single Musa acuminata AAA Group cultivar baxijiao chromosome BXJ2-1, Cavendish_Baxijiao_AAA, whole genome shotgun sequence DNA region contains:
- the LOC108951904 gene encoding uncharacterized protein LOC108951904 encodes MAIRFLMAATASPPFELSKPSLCAVSTVFSRFLGARQRSAPMICECAKLDLSSTKFPFLEPPPPVRTPHCVESLADGGHERGHRKRIANHHGNFYNILLISDDRHNEVLVAKALPEIFPSLTTSDAKKLFWKSQENCYAIIFVTHSKELAEIYVRRMMSWGLHAAMEPELFIRAK; translated from the exons ATGGCGATCCGATTCCTGATGGCTGCCACGGCCAGCCCTCCCTTCGAACTCTCGAAGCCCTCGCTCTGCGCCGTATCCACGGTCTTCTCTCGGTTTCTGGGAGCGCGACAGAGGTCGGCGCCAATGATATGCGAATGTGCCAAGCTGGATCTCTCCAGCACCAAGTTCCCCTTCTTGGAGCCGCCGCCACCCGTCCGCACTCCCCATTGTGTGGAATCTTTAGCAGATG GTGGTCATGAGCGAGGGCATAGGAAAAGGATAGCAAATCACCATGGAAATTTCTACAATATTTTGTTGATCAGCGACGATCGCCATAATGAAGTGCTTG TGGCGAAGGCCTTGCCAGAAATTTTTCCATCACTCACCACCAGCGATGCCAAAAAACTGTTCTGGAAGTCACAGGAGAACTGCTATGCAATCATCTTTGTCACGCATTCCAAA GAGCTTGCTGAGATCTACGTGCGGAGAATGATGTCATGGGGACTGCACGCGGCGATGGAGCCAGAACTTTTCATACGGGCCAAGTGA
- the LOC103973302 gene encoding vacuole membrane protein KMS1: protein MGSKQATAGEDLGLLIEELKKRHQRDLQNLTLTTQPLKTMWLFLFATLQYLRQTLLYVLRKGDWLVALTILVTALGLFLVNGDVSNEKHVQEFLNYATFGLWWIALGVTSSIGLGSGLHTFVLYLGPHIAFFTIKAMNCGRVDLKTALYDTIQLKKRPSWLEKDCSEFGPPLYESLPGSLVRVPISSILPQVQLEAILWGLGTALGELPPYFISRAASLSGNKLEMEEFNAASSEEDGFLSAYVNQIKCWLLTHSQYLNFLTILVLASVPNPLFDLAGIMCGQFGIPFWKFFLATLIGKALIKTHIQTLFIISLCNNQLLEWLENELIWVLGLIPGLPSVLPNLIAKLHMVQQKYLSTPVPEPTLTDGRAKQWNLSVTMIWNIVIWLMLMSFFVKIVTATAKGYLKEQQELEMTKKKLALKST, encoded by the exons AACTCAAGAAAAGACATCAAAGGGATTTGCAGAACTTAACATTGACAACTCAACCCTTGAAGACAATGTGGCTTTTCTTGTTTGCCACATTGCAATATCTTAGGCAGACGCTTCTATATGTTTTAAGGAAAGGTGATTGGCTTGTGGCATTGACTATCTTGGTAACAGCTCTTGGTCTCTTTCTTGTGAATGGTGATGTTTCCAACGAAAAG CATGTTCAAGAGTTCCTAAACTACGCAACATTTGGTTTGTGGTGGATAGCACTTGGGGTGACATCATCAATTGGGCTGG GGTCTGGATTGCACACATTTGTGTTGTATTTGGGTCCCCATATTGCATTTTTTACAATCAAGGCCATGAATTGTGGTCGAGTTGATCTCAAAACTGCTTTATATGACACTATACAGTTGAAAAAGCGACCTTCATGGCTTGAAAAGGACTGTTCTGAGTTTGGACCACCATTATATGAATCATTACCTGGTTCCCTAGTCAGGGTTCCCATCAGCAGTATTCTACCTCAGGTTCAGCTAGAGGCCATTCTTTGGGGGTTGGGTACTGCCCTTGGAGAGCTTCCTCCTTATTTCATTTCAAGAGCAG CAAGCTTGTCTGGAAACAAATTGGAAATGGAGGAATTTAATGCAGCTTCATCAGAAGAAGATGGTTTTCTGTCTGCTTATGTGAATCAAATTAAATGCTGGCTCCTCACTCACTCCCAGTATCTTAACTTTTTAACAATATTAGTGCTTGCTTCA GTACCAAAcccactttttgatcttgctggTATAATGTGTGGGCAATTTGGAATCCCATTTTGGAAATTCTTCCTGGCTACCTTGATCGGAAAAGCATTGATAAAGACTCACATTCAG AcactttttattatttctttgtgCAATAATCAACTCTTGGAATGGTTGGagaatgagttgatatgggtgcttggtctcatcccgggtctccCTTCTGTGCTGCCCAATTTAATTGCCAAATTGCACATGGTTCAGCAGAAGTATTTGTCAACTCCAGTCCCAGAACCAACTCTCACAGATGGAAGG GCAAAGCAGTGGAACCTTTCCGTCACTATGATATGGAATATTGTCATATGGCTTATGCTCATGAGCTTCTTTGTGAAAATAGTGACTGCTACAGCAAAAGGATACCTCAAGGAGCAGCAAGAATTGGAAATGACCAAAAAGAAACTGGCACTAAAATCTACCTGA